Proteins encoded together in one Vanessa tameamea isolate UH-Manoa-2023 chromosome 30, ilVanTame1 primary haplotype, whole genome shotgun sequence window:
- the LOC113391650 gene encoding vacuolar protein sorting-associated protein 37A-like: protein MLPRTYLTEQDIRKRQIDTLKIFNDNVTEINENSEYRVEFEASGRSFSLNVVLNPEFPNERPNIFINPVIPHPWLLENSNQVMGAPGLMNYTPHSDLGRVVQAIIREFQRSVPIISHEDKSTDTSPQSSYSSQSLMFPELSELTVEELQEIMENPDLQDKLLETNPQLLELDLETEELMTSIELIAQENIMKQQVLDDLKTDVLDRISTIVQMKMSFEELNRKHQKLSEMYDPHRIRDCLKDGACKADEDAEVIAEQFLLGNIPVETFIAKFAEKRALGQARRAREERLAHQLAQLDKATT, encoded by the exons atgttaccaCGAACATATTTAACTGAGCAAGATATAAGGAAACGACAAATTGATACGTTAAAAATTTTCAACGATAATGTAACCGAAATAAACGAAAACTCTGAGTATAGAGTGGAATTCGAAGCTAGCGGACGCAGTTTTAGTCTAAATGTAGTTCTAAACCCTGAATTTCCTAATGAAAgaccaaatatatttataaatcctgTCATACCACATCCATGGCTCCTAGAAAACTCAAACCAAGTAATGGGAGCTCCAGGCTTGATGAACTACACCCCACATTCAGACTTAGGTCGTGTAGTTCAAGCTATTATCCGTGAATTCCAAAGATCAGTACCAATTATAAGCCACGAAGATAAATCAACGGACACAAGTCCCCAATCAAGTTACAGCTCACAATCATTGATGTTTCCGGAATTAAGTGAATTGACAGTTGAGGAATTGCAAGAGATTATGGAGAATCCAGATTTacag gaTAAATTACTAGAAACAAATCCACAATTATTGGAACTCGATTTGGAGACGGAGGAACTTATGACAAGCATTGAACTCATAGCACAAGAGAATATAATGAAACAACAAGTTTTAGATGATCTGAAAACAGACGTCCTCGACCGTATATCGACGATTGTGCAAATGAAGATGAGTTTTGAAGAATTGAATCGGAAACATCAAAAGTTATCTGAAATGTACGATCCGCACAGGATTAGAGACTGCTTAAAGGATGGAGCCTGTAAAGCAGACGAAGATGCGGAAGTGATAGCCGAACAgtttttattag gtaaCATTCCAGTCGAGACATTCATAGCTAAATTTGCTGAAAAAAGAGCACTGGGGCAAGCAAGGCGAGCGAGAGAGGAGAGGCTGGCTCATCAGCTAGCTCAATTGGACAAAGCTACGacataa